A stretch of the Lolium perenne isolate Kyuss_39 chromosome 3, Kyuss_2.0, whole genome shotgun sequence genome encodes the following:
- the LOC127346188 gene encoding uncharacterized protein isoform X2 — protein sequence MGKRKEDQRTDYDSSSSSSSISFDAKRNRPRDYQNGEKSRTNDGTPWEGFGDFLRDAVIELKDTIQVKLSTEGKFKRKIEKIKEKRKKDKKKHEEDLRILKQELAILKENVRILQEGHQDLKSKIGGMPKEGRAEVQRKGSPRAAPPSDARGERSRDAGGRPIEAVPAAAVAGLLGGGGGPLLPKVVGGPGFVRVGRLPRGGDSGREWKMSRRVRGEGAAARRRLRHTQRWWSWSARGSEAATVRGSMVRFAARMLVVAWRGGSPACEGLGSAPFLWWSSPMSVSRRWSSGGRQGHGRRRIWRSMSRSGHGCSWQFRLCRWWLVPASNGARLCERRMPGQRPRNEAAQARWCRHGGGVAASFAA from the exons ATGGGGAAGAGGAAGGAGGATCAACGGACGGACTACGACTCGAGCTCCAGCTCGAGCTCGATCTCTTTCGACGCCAAGCGGAATAGGCCTCGGGACTACCAGAATGG GGAGAAAAGCAGGACAAACGACGGGACGCCTTGGGAGGGGTTTGGAGATTTCCTTCGTGACGCAGTTATCGAACTCAAAGACACCATACAG GTTAAGTTGAGCACGGAGggaaaattcaaaagaaaaattGAAAAGATTAaggaaaagagaaaaaaagaTAAGAAGAAGCATGAAGAAGATCTCAGAATACTCAAGCAAGAGCTCGCAATACTCAAGGAAAATGTCAGAATACTCCAAGAAGGTCACCAAGATCTCAAATCAAAAATCGGAGGGATGCCAAAAGAAGGGCGTGCTGAAGTTCAGAG AAAAGGGTCCCCACGCGCCGCTCCCCCAAGCGACGCCAGGGGCGAGAGATCGCGCGACGCCGGAGGGCGCCCCATCGAAGCCGTCCCTGCCGCTGCCGTCGCTGGCCTcctcggcggcggtggtggccccCTGCTACCAAAGGTGGTCGGGGGTCCTGGTTTCGTGCGTGTGGGTCGGCTGCCTCGTGGGGGCGATAGCGGTCGGGAGTGGAAGATGAGCCGGCGGGTTCGGGGCGAGGGAGCGGCGGCTCGCCGACGTCTACGGCACACTCAGCGGTGGTGGTCGTGGTCTGCTCGGGGCAGCGAGGCAGCCACGGTGCGGGGCTCGATGGTCAGATTTGCTGCACGGATGTTGGTGGTCGCTTGGCGCGGTGGCTCGCCAGCGTGCGAAGGCCTTGGCAGTGCCCCCTTCCTGTGGTGGTCCTCCCCCATGTCAGTTTCGCGGCGGTGGTCGTCGGGAGGTCGGCAGGGGCATGGGAGGCGGCGGATCTGGCGCTCCATGTCCAGGTCCGGCCATGGCTGTTCCTGGCAGTTCCGGCTCTGCAGGTGGTGGTTGGTGCCGGCAAGTAATGGTGCTCGTTTGTGCGAGAGGAGGATGCCGGGGCAGCGGCCCCGGAACGAGGCTGCCCAGGCACGCTGGTGCCGTCATGGCGGAGGTGTGGCTGCGTCCTTTGCAGCGTGA